The Bacteroidales bacterium DNA window ACGCATCATAAAAATGGGATCTAACATAGAGAAATATAAATGGGAAGATATCATTAAGACAGGTGAGAAAATATCCCTTAGCCCTTTAAAATGTTTTTACATGAATCTGGCATTACAAAAATCAGGTCAACTACCCGACAAAATGTTTCACTATGATCAGATTGGAGTGCAGGGACTTGTCATAGATGATCCGCAGGATTATACGTCGAGCTATATGTTGAGTGATCTTTTTTTCCAGCTGGGCCTGATGAACGAATGTATACATTATGCATATAATTCAATGGTAGGACATACCTATTATAAGGAGATAGCCGTACAGACAGTAAAACGTTTACTTTCATGTGCTATCCTTAAGCAGGATGATCTGTTAATCAAAAAGTATGATCAATACCTCTCAAACACCTTATTTTACAGAAACTGGAAAAAGAAAAACGAAACTGATATAAGAAAAATACAACCGATTGAAATGCGTGATCTTCTGGTTCAGGGAGATTTTAGCTACATTCTTGAAGGTGTTCTGAAAAAAAATCCGTTACACCAGATGGCTTTTGAATACCTGATGGCTTATTATTTATTAGAACGGGATTATGAAAATGCGAAAACTAGTTACGACCGTTATTTTTCGAACTTTAATTACCCTTCGATTCCTGTCCATTATGCCGAATTCTTAGTCCTGTATAAACATCTCAAAGAAGAAGATGATCATTTTTATGATCGTTATCCAATAAGTAGGGAGATCCGCGAACAATTTGAAATGATGGACGTACTCATTTCAGCTCCTATCACTAAACAAATACAAAAAGTATTGGAAGACAGATATCAAAATACATACTGGCTTTATGTAAAATTTCCTCTTGTCAATATTTCTACTCCTCAAAAAAATGAAAAGACCATCTATTAAATTAATACTACCGTTTTTTTTGGGCGTTATATTTTCATGTACACGTATATCGGAATATTCACCTGCCGGTAAATCATTACAAGTATTTCCTGACTTTTCAGGAACGACTGTACCTTATAATATAGCGCCGCTTAATTTTTATATTCATGGAGATACCGGCAGATACCT harbors:
- a CDS encoding DUF6057 family protein, with translation RIIKMGSNIEKYKWEDIIKTGEKISLSPLKCFYMNLALQKSGQLPDKMFHYDQIGVQGLVIDDPQDYTSSYMLSDLFFQLGLMNECIHYAYNSMVGHTYYKEIAVQTVKRLLSCAILKQDDLLIKKYDQYLSNTLFYRNWKKKNETDIRKIQPIEMRDLLVQGDFSYILEGVLKKNPLHQMAFEYLMAYYLLERDYENAKTSYDRYFSNFNYPSIPVHYAEFLVLYKHLKEEDDHFYDRYPISREIREQFEMMDVLISAPITKQIQKVLEDRYQNTYWLYVKFPLVNISTPQKNEKTIY